In Candidatus Poribacteria bacterium, the genomic stretch CTGGGGACTGCCCACGGTTATCCGATACATCAGATTTGCTTAGCGTCCCCATCTGCACAGGCAGCGCGACAAGTGCTTATCACGGGTGGTATGCACGGCGATGAACCCGCTGGTGTTGAGGCAGTCTTACAATTCCTTGAACGTGACAACACCCCACTCCTGAAAAACTTCTCATTTTTGGTGATTCCGTGCATTAACCCCTACGGTTACGTTCACAACACGCGTGAGACGTTTGATGGTGTAGACATCAACCGCGCCTTTGAAGCAGAAGATATTGCTGAGGTCGCTATTGTCAAACAGGCACTCGGTCAAACCCAATTCTCGCTCGCAATAGACTTCCATGAAGACTATGATGCGACTGGATTTTACCTCTACGAAGGCAAACGGGACGAAAAATACATTGGACCCGAGCTCGCCGCTGCTGCGAAAGCAGTTGGTCCCATAGATCCAGATGACCCGGGTGAAGATGCTCCAGACCTTGCCGAAGGTGTCTACAAAGTCGCCACTTCATGGGGTACGCAAGGTTTGACCCCTTACCTGTTGCATTTTCACAGTGAACATGTTATCATCTCTGAGACACCAACGGTCTGGGAACTTCAACAACGCGCATCGCTCCATTTAACAATACTGGATACCGCGCTAAACATCCTATCGGAAAGGGACGTATAGATGGAAGATCAACAAATACTGTCAAATGTCAATACTGCTTCTCAACCTTCGGCACTCAAAATCACTGACATGCGTATTGTGCGGACCCAAACGGGGGGTCCTATCTTGAAATTGGACACCAACCAAGGTATTTATGGGCTTGGCGAGGTTCGTGATGGTGCGAGTCCGACGTATGCGTTGATGCTCAAAAGTCGGATTCTGGGTGAAAATCCGTGTAACGTCGATAAAATCTTTCGACAGATTAAACAGTTCGGTCA encodes the following:
- a CDS encoding M14 family metallocarboxypeptidase, which translates into the protein MRDYTEITERLKRLDVSMALLGTAHGYPIHQICLASPSAQAARQVLITGGMHGDEPAGVEAVLQFLERDNTPLLKNFSFLVIPCINPYGYVHNTRETFDGVDINRAFEAEDIAEVAIVKQALGQTQFSLAIDFHEDYDATGFYLYEGKRDEKYIGPELAAAAKAVGPIDPDDPGEDAPDLAEGVYKVATSWGTQGLTPYLLHFHSEHVIISETPTVWELQQRASLHLTILDTALNILSERDV
- a CDS encoding mandelate racemase/muconate lactonizing enzyme family protein, coding for MEDQQILSNVNTASQPSALKITDMRIVRTQTGGPILKLDTNQGIYGLGEVRDGASPTYALMLKSRILGENPCNVDKIFRQIKQFG